The Methanobacterium sp. BAmetb5 genome includes a region encoding these proteins:
- a CDS encoding translation initiation factor IF-2 subunit beta, protein MSDYNELLDRAIEQLPPQALETKRFSVPKAYSIIQGNRTIIQNFGEIADAMNRDPQHILKFLLRELGTAGNLEGNRAIMQGKFTHYLINERMDDYVQRYIMCHECNRPDTRIIREDRIFLLKCEACGAKAPLKSL, encoded by the coding sequence ATGAGTGATTATAACGAATTACTGGACCGAGCCATTGAGCAATTACCACCACAGGCACTGGAAACCAAAAGGTTCTCCGTCCCCAAGGCTTACTCCATTATACAGGGAAACAGAACTATTATTCAGAACTTTGGGGAAATAGCCGATGCCATGAACCGGGACCCCCAGCACATACTCAAATTCCTGTTAAGGGAACTGGGTACTGCCGGAAACCTGGAAGGAAACCGGGCAATAATGCAGGGAAAATTCACCCATTACTTGATTAACGAGCGAATGGATGATTACGTGCAACGATACATTATGTGCCACGAGTGCAACCGGCCCGACACCAGAATAATAAGGGAAGACCGTATTTTCCTCCTTAAGTGTGAGGCATGCGGAGCTAAAGCACCTTTAAAATCCCTTTAA
- the mcm gene encoding minichromosome maintenance protein MCM, producing METSAEPTTDKTKNPVAKFEEFFSTKYKDTVYESLEKYPEDRSVVVDYVELEMFDPDLADLIIEKPEEVIKAASKAVQNIDPLRKNAELNIRFENVRNNIPLRYLRSKFIGKFVAVDGIVRKTDEIRPRIRKAIFECRSCMRLHEVQQKSNIITEPALCQECGGRSFRILQEESEFLDTQTTKVQEPLENLSGGEQPRQINVVLEDDLVDTVTPGDVVRITGTMKTVRDEKTKRFHNYIYGNYISALEQEFEELDISPEDEEKIKELAEDPDVYNKIINSTAPSIKGYREVKEAIALQLFGGSAKELDDKTRIRGDIHILIVGDPGIGKSQMLKYVSKLAPRGIYTSGKGTSGVGLTAAAVRDEFGGWSLEAGALVLGDKGNVCVDELDKMRPEDRSAIHEALEQQTISIAKAGIMATLNSRCSVLAAANPKFGRFDRYKSIAEQINLPSTILSRFDLIFVVEDKPDVEKDSALASHILNTHRDTAVPYEIDPELLRKYIAYARREVKPHLTNEAMDVLREFYVGMRGGAADEDSPVPITARQLEALVRLAEASTKIRLGHEVTAKDAKRAVTLQENCLKQVGYDPETGKVDIDKVEGRTPKSDRDKIRVVQEIIKELEEEYGGRAPTNILITEMRDRYNMSEEKVEDLIRQLKRKGIIYEPQQGYLRVA from the coding sequence ATGGAAACTTCAGCTGAACCTACAACAGATAAAACTAAAAATCCAGTGGCCAAGTTCGAGGAATTCTTTAGTACCAAGTATAAAGACACTGTTTATGAATCTCTGGAGAAATATCCCGAGGATAGATCAGTGGTAGTGGATTACGTGGAGCTAGAGATGTTCGACCCGGACCTAGCAGACCTTATAATTGAAAAACCAGAAGAAGTAATTAAGGCTGCTTCCAAGGCTGTTCAAAACATTGACCCCCTCAGGAAAAATGCTGAATTAAATATTCGTTTTGAAAATGTGCGTAACAACATCCCTTTACGTTATTTGCGCAGTAAATTCATAGGGAAATTTGTAGCCGTAGATGGGATTGTGCGTAAAACCGACGAAATCCGACCTAGAATCAGGAAAGCTATTTTTGAATGTCGCAGCTGCATGCGACTCCACGAAGTGCAGCAGAAAAGTAATATAATCACTGAACCAGCCCTCTGTCAGGAATGTGGAGGGCGCTCTTTCCGTATTCTTCAGGAAGAGTCTGAATTTCTGGATACTCAAACCACCAAGGTCCAGGAACCCCTGGAAAACCTCTCAGGAGGGGAACAACCCCGCCAGATCAACGTTGTGCTGGAAGATGATCTGGTAGACACGGTAACCCCGGGAGATGTGGTGAGAATTACCGGGACCATGAAAACTGTCCGGGATGAGAAGACCAAGCGTTTCCATAACTACATTTATGGTAATTACATCAGTGCCCTGGAGCAGGAGTTTGAAGAGCTGGATATCAGCCCTGAAGATGAAGAAAAGATTAAGGAACTGGCTGAAGATCCAGATGTTTACAATAAAATCATCAACTCTACCGCACCCTCCATTAAAGGTTACAGGGAAGTTAAAGAAGCTATTGCCCTGCAATTATTCGGTGGATCTGCTAAAGAACTGGATGATAAAACCCGTATCAGGGGAGACATTCACATTCTCATTGTAGGGGACCCAGGTATTGGTAAATCCCAGATGCTTAAATACGTCTCTAAACTAGCCCCTCGAGGTATCTACACCAGTGGTAAAGGAACCAGTGGAGTAGGTTTAACCGCAGCCGCAGTGAGAGATGAGTTCGGAGGTTGGTCCTTAGAAGCAGGTGCCCTGGTACTGGGGGATAAAGGTAACGTTTGTGTAGACGAACTGGACAAAATGAGACCGGAAGATCGTTCGGCCATCCACGAAGCCCTGGAACAGCAGACCATCAGTATAGCCAAGGCCGGGATCATGGCCACCCTAAACTCACGTTGTTCTGTTCTGGCCGCAGCCAACCCTAAATTTGGACGTTTTGACCGTTATAAATCCATAGCAGAACAAATTAACCTTCCTTCAACAATTTTATCCCGTTTTGATCTTATATTTGTGGTGGAAGACAAACCAGATGTGGAAAAAGACAGCGCACTGGCCAGCCACATACTTAACACCCACCGGGACACAGCAGTGCCCTACGAAATAGATCCGGAACTTCTCAGGAAGTACATTGCCTATGCTCGCCGAGAAGTTAAGCCACACCTGACCAACGAAGCCATGGATGTCCTACGAGAGTTCTACGTGGGTATGCGTGGAGGAGCAGCAGATGAAGATTCGCCAGTGCCTATAACTGCAAGACAGCTGGAAGCACTGGTTCGTCTGGCCGAGGCCAGTACCAAAATCAGGTTAGGGCATGAAGTTACGGCCAAGGATGCTAAACGAGCAGTCACCCTACAGGAAAACTGTCTAAAACAAGTGGGATACGATCCAGAAACTGGTAAAGTTGACATTGACAAAGTAGAGGGACGTACACCTAAATCTGACCGGGATAAAATCAGGGTAGTGCAGGAAATTATCAAAGAACTGGAAGAAGAGTACGGAGGACGGGCCCCTACCAACATACTTATAACTGAAATGCGAGATAGATATAATATGAGCGAGGAAAAGGTTGAAGACCTTATTCGCCAGTTGAAACGAAAAGGAATCATTTACGAACCCCAGCAGGGTTACCTAAGGGTTGCCTAA
- a CDS encoding RlmE family RNA methyltransferase yields the protein MNQWNQEHKKEEYYKKAKKQDYRSRASFKLLQLNRKYKIIKNGDSVVDLGAAPGGWSQVALELVGEDGLVVAVDLNWIKPFPEENFWSIKGDFTAEETLEEIRRTVQGKAQVVISDAAPKLSGIKDLDQLRSIDLAQTALQICDDVLKYKGNMVMKVFQGEGYPELLKEVKRKFQTVRTTKPPSSRKKSGEMYVVARGFQRAGKQN from the coding sequence ATGAATCAATGGAATCAGGAACACAAAAAAGAAGAGTACTATAAAAAAGCCAAAAAACAGGATTATCGATCCCGAGCCTCATTTAAACTGCTGCAGTTGAATCGTAAATATAAAATAATTAAAAATGGAGATTCCGTGGTTGATTTAGGTGCTGCCCCGGGAGGGTGGTCCCAGGTAGCCCTGGAACTGGTGGGTGAAGATGGCTTAGTAGTAGCTGTGGACCTTAACTGGATAAAACCATTCCCTGAAGAAAATTTCTGGAGTATTAAGGGAGATTTCACCGCGGAAGAGACTCTGGAGGAAATCAGGCGCACCGTGCAGGGCAAGGCACAGGTGGTAATATCCGATGCCGCACCTAAACTATCCGGAATCAAGGACCTGGATCAACTGCGATCGATAGATCTGGCCCAGACTGCACTCCAGATATGTGATGATGTCCTGAAATATAAGGGTAACATGGTTATGAAGGTTTTTCAGGGGGAAGGATACCCCGAACTCCTGAAGGAAGTTAAAAGAAAATTCCAAACTGTCCGGACCACCAAACCTCCGTCCTCACGGAAAAAAAGTGGTGAAATGTACGTGGTGGCCCGAGGATTCCAGAGAGCAGGGAAGCAGAACTAG
- a CDS encoding YfcE family phosphodiesterase — translation MLIGVISDTHIPERARAIPDIIFEIFKDVDLILHAGDLVSLEVKDHLEEVAPTICVQGNMDRYGGLDLPRRKTLDLEGVKIGLAHGEVYPRGDTQQLRYTGLEMGVEVLITGHTHWSFIKELPDMLLLNPGSPTVPRLSDPSVMIIELQEGKLDAEIVKIGASPCKALNFKGKVE, via the coding sequence ATGTTAATCGGAGTAATATCAGACACCCATATTCCTGAAAGAGCCAGAGCTATTCCCGACATAATATTTGAAATCTTTAAAGATGTCGATCTCATATTACATGCTGGAGATCTGGTTTCATTGGAGGTAAAAGACCATCTGGAAGAGGTAGCCCCCACCATCTGTGTTCAGGGTAATATGGATCGTTATGGTGGATTGGATCTTCCCCGGAGGAAAACTTTAGATCTGGAGGGTGTTAAAATTGGTCTGGCACATGGAGAAGTTTATCCCCGCGGAGACACACAACAGTTGAGGTACACTGGTTTGGAAATGGGAGTGGAAGTTCTCATCACTGGACACACCCACTGGTCCTTTATCAAAGAACTGCCTGATATGCTGTTGCTTAATCCGGGAAGTCCTACTGTACCACGATTATCAGACCCGTCAGTAATGATCATAGAATTGCAGGAGGGCAAATTAGATGCTGAGATTGTTAAAATCGGAGCTTCCCCCTGTAAAGCACTTAATTTTAAGGGTAAAGTTGAATAA
- the topA gene encoding DNA topoisomerase I, producing MHEVIVCEKPKASEKIAGAIPGKAVKKSYKKVPYYEIEKDGKKTTVLSAVGHLYSLSPLKKEKGRMFEVGWVPLYEKDKSKRYVKNYIDAIKKFSKNADRFVHACDYDIEGTLIGFNALKYACGEDSIDKAVRMKFSTLTKEDLLKAYNEPIDLDFNQVDSGEARHVLDFIFGVNISKDLTDSVMKATSRYIQLSAGRVQTPTLAILVEREKEIQSFIPEPYWLIKAKVEGHIIADHKKGKIFDKKVQEEILADCEGKDAQVSKISVKETPQLPPVPFDLGSLQSEAYGVFGFSPKKTQSIAQNLYAEGYTSYPRTSSQKLPPSIGYKKILGQLKKNAAFRKQIDKLKEPIKPREGKKTDEAHPAIHPTGLVPKGLGRDYQKLYELIVYRFISVFGENGILETMKTELDIGGQEFSFSRKRMAKMGWREHYPYRKVENDEFPSLKEGDLLGAQAYSEEKETKPPARYNQASLIRELEKRGLGTKSTRANIISILYDRKYVEGKKISVNQLGERLIDTLKKYSEKITSEELTREFETKLGGIMKAEVKKEEIITEAKEEVSSILDDIDANKMKVGQELYSAYRESMIVGKCKCGGNLIMINSPKGGSFVGCTSYPDCKSTYSMPRGAAVLKTKCEECGLPMISFGKPRQRACMDPKCGRDGEEPLQNEVVGVCPDCGKDLIKRRGRYGEFVGCSGFPRCRYTRSLEEKQEQTTKKSEKT from the coding sequence ATGCACGAAGTTATAGTATGCGAGAAACCAAAGGCATCGGAAAAAATAGCAGGCGCCATACCTGGTAAAGCAGTGAAAAAGAGTTACAAGAAGGTGCCCTACTATGAAATAGAGAAGGATGGGAAAAAAACCACAGTACTTTCTGCTGTAGGTCATTTATACTCCTTATCGCCCTTAAAAAAGGAAAAGGGCCGGATGTTTGAAGTGGGATGGGTCCCGCTTTATGAGAAGGATAAGAGTAAAAGGTACGTTAAGAATTACATTGATGCCATTAAAAAATTCTCTAAAAATGCCGACAGATTCGTACATGCCTGCGATTACGACATTGAAGGTACTTTGATTGGTTTCAACGCATTAAAGTATGCTTGTGGTGAAGACAGTATTGATAAAGCCGTGCGTATGAAGTTTTCCACCCTCACCAAGGAAGACCTGCTGAAGGCTTATAACGAACCCATTGACCTTGATTTCAATCAGGTGGACAGTGGAGAAGCCCGGCACGTTTTGGATTTCATTTTTGGAGTTAATATATCTAAAGACCTCACTGATTCAGTAATGAAGGCCACCAGCCGTTACATACAGCTCTCTGCCGGGCGAGTGCAAACCCCTACCCTGGCCATACTGGTGGAAAGAGAGAAAGAAATCCAGAGCTTCATCCCTGAACCCTACTGGCTCATCAAGGCCAAAGTGGAAGGGCACATAATTGCCGATCATAAGAAGGGAAAGATCTTTGATAAAAAAGTTCAGGAAGAGATCCTGGCTGATTGTGAGGGTAAAGATGCCCAAGTAAGTAAAATCAGTGTTAAAGAGACCCCTCAGTTACCTCCAGTTCCCTTTGATCTGGGTTCTTTGCAGTCTGAGGCCTACGGGGTTTTTGGTTTCAGTCCCAAGAAAACCCAGTCCATTGCCCAGAACCTGTACGCTGAAGGTTACACCTCCTACCCTCGTACTTCCTCCCAGAAACTACCTCCCAGTATCGGTTATAAGAAAATACTGGGTCAGCTTAAAAAGAATGCAGCATTCAGAAAACAGATTGATAAACTTAAGGAACCTATTAAACCCCGTGAAGGTAAGAAAACCGACGAAGCTCACCCGGCAATCCACCCCACTGGCCTGGTTCCCAAAGGCCTGGGAAGAGACTACCAGAAACTCTACGAACTCATTGTCTACCGTTTCATCAGTGTTTTTGGTGAAAACGGTATCCTGGAAACCATGAAAACCGAGCTGGATATAGGTGGCCAGGAATTCAGTTTCAGCCGGAAGAGAATGGCCAAAATGGGTTGGAGAGAACATTATCCCTACCGTAAGGTGGAAAATGATGAATTCCCCTCACTTAAGGAGGGGGACCTTCTGGGTGCACAGGCTTACTCTGAAGAAAAGGAAACTAAACCTCCGGCCAGATACAACCAGGCTTCCCTCATCCGGGAACTGGAAAAAAGAGGCCTGGGAACCAAGTCAACCCGTGCCAACATAATTTCCATTTTATACGACCGGAAATACGTAGAAGGTAAAAAAATATCGGTTAATCAGTTGGGTGAACGCCTTATTGATACCCTAAAGAAGTATTCTGAGAAAATAACCAGCGAAGAACTCACCCGAGAATTTGAAACCAAATTAGGGGGCATAATGAAGGCTGAAGTTAAAAAAGAGGAGATAATAACTGAAGCCAAGGAAGAGGTGAGTTCTATACTTGATGATATCGATGCCAACAAGATGAAAGTCGGGCAGGAGCTTTACTCGGCCTACCGGGAGAGCATGATCGTGGGTAAGTGCAAGTGTGGAGGCAACCTTATCATGATCAACTCACCTAAAGGGGGTAGCTTTGTGGGATGCACCTCCTACCCCGATTGTAAGTCCACCTACTCCATGCCCCGGGGAGCTGCAGTCCTTAAAACTAAATGTGAGGAATGTGGCCTGCCCATGATATCCTTTGGAAAACCACGGCAGAGGGCCTGCATGGATCCCAAGTGTGGTCGTGACGGTGAAGAACCTCTGCAGAATGAAGTGGTGGGCGTATGTCCTGACTGTGGTAAGGATCTCATTAAAAGAAGGGGTCGCTATGGTGAATTTGTAGGATGTAGTGGTTTTCCACGATGCCGTTACACTCGTTCACTGGAGGAAAAACAGGAACAAACCACTAAAAAGTCTGAAAAAACTTAA
- a CDS encoding helix-turn-helix transcriptional regulator, producing the protein MQMKTRIKEFRARHDLTQAQLAEQVGVRRETIVFLEKGKYNPSLKLAHDIAVVLDASIDELFIFEDEN; encoded by the coding sequence ATGCAAATGAAAACCAGGATAAAAGAATTTCGGGCGCGCCATGATCTTACCCAGGCCCAGTTGGCAGAACAAGTAGGAGTTAGGAGAGAGACTATTGTTTTCCTGGAAAAGGGAAAATACAATCCTTCTTTGAAATTAGCCCATGATATAGCCGTGGTTCTGGATGCCAGTATCGATGAACTTTTCATTTTTGAAGATGAAAACTAG
- a CDS encoding STT3 domain-containing protein codes for MDAKNILFKLKPIIIVILIFSLAFSLRAEASGIPGVPDQVKAYFQEDNGLPYFSEMDSYYNYRLTENFVEHGYLGDTIKNGTDWDLHSYFPPGRSAEYPPLIAWITAFFYYLANIFGDYSLLQVSFWTSAIVASLCIIPAFFFVRDITNDYGGIAAAIMVGLSTFYFSHTFAGFFDTDMFNMILPILVVWFFSVSITATERRKKILYAVYASISMLVFSLAWSGWWYILYLLVGVTIVYMLISKYILEKEESVRSWKNYDTKKEWFLDQPIILPLVLFLVISLLTIFLVWGTEMFTFLTQPFSSINLLSTTQHASSYPNVFVSVGELQAPTISAVVTDVGGIVPFLLGISGILALYWGLKPKTTTGKKPKAAKTRKTRKQKNRKKSRKQVEEPEIVKEQKDFKGLLKPALRDNLVYYVVLFTVWLGGTAYLLTNGIRFVESFSLPLLLCAGIFVGIIGEYLKTQIKTPSYHVIAMALVLILASYGPVGLAYSTANSVVPGTDDSMVDSLTWVNNNTNNNSVMTSWWDFGHLFAVKADRGVTFDGGSQNNARAYWVGKALYTSDETLSASILKMLSSSGDNGYNTLETYTNDTGKTVEIMDKILVVDKTAAENIMTSQYGLTAEQAKNVSQYTNPTNVTPDLFVTSYDMVGKAGWWSYFGSWNFTAGNSTNYIYSLAQANATSGTNSLKIMGENNVTIQINGSSVTGGISMGNKVVPPHRLMVVVNGTTAVDTIVNNDSAFSVMAIYQDNNMITVAMNRQLENSMFTRLYFLQGQGLSHFKLATKKPSTGISEVMVWNVT; via the coding sequence ATGGACGCAAAGAACATTTTATTTAAGTTAAAGCCCATCATAATAGTAATTCTTATATTTTCTCTAGCATTTTCCCTCCGGGCAGAGGCATCTGGCATCCCTGGTGTTCCAGACCAGGTGAAAGCTTACTTTCAGGAAGATAATGGTCTTCCCTACTTCAGTGAGATGGATTCATATTATAACTACCGATTAACTGAGAACTTTGTGGAACACGGATATTTAGGGGATACCATTAAAAATGGCACAGACTGGGATTTACATTCCTACTTCCCACCCGGAAGATCAGCAGAATACCCTCCCTTGATTGCCTGGATAACGGCATTCTTCTATTATCTGGCCAACATCTTTGGGGATTATTCATTGCTTCAGGTTAGCTTCTGGACATCGGCCATCGTAGCTTCACTGTGTATTATCCCGGCATTTTTCTTCGTCAGGGATATTACCAATGATTACGGGGGAATAGCTGCCGCAATAATGGTGGGACTGTCTACTTTCTACTTCTCCCACACCTTCGCTGGTTTCTTTGACACCGACATGTTCAACATGATCCTGCCGATACTGGTGGTCTGGTTCTTCAGTGTTAGCATCACCGCCACGGAAAGAAGAAAGAAAATATTGTACGCAGTTTATGCGTCAATTTCTATGCTGGTATTCTCCCTGGCCTGGTCTGGTTGGTGGTATATACTGTACTTACTGGTTGGGGTGACCATAGTTTACATGCTGATCTCCAAATACATCTTGGAAAAGGAAGAATCAGTCCGATCATGGAAAAATTATGATACTAAGAAAGAATGGTTCCTGGATCAGCCCATCATCCTTCCTCTGGTCCTGTTCCTGGTCATAAGTTTGCTAACCATATTCCTGGTTTGGGGAACGGAAATGTTCACCTTTTTAACCCAGCCCTTCAGTTCCATCAACTTATTATCAACTACTCAGCATGCTTCCTCCTACCCTAACGTATTCGTATCCGTGGGAGAGTTACAGGCTCCAACCATTTCAGCGGTGGTAACTGATGTGGGTGGAATAGTACCCTTCCTGCTGGGAATAAGTGGAATATTAGCCCTTTATTGGGGTTTAAAACCTAAAACAACTACTGGTAAAAAACCAAAGGCTGCCAAGACCAGAAAAACCAGAAAACAAAAAAACAGGAAAAAATCCAGAAAACAGGTGGAGGAACCTGAAATAGTAAAAGAACAGAAAGACTTTAAAGGCCTTTTAAAACCTGCACTGCGAGACAACCTGGTTTATTATGTGGTGTTATTCACCGTATGGCTGGGTGGTACGGCTTATCTATTGACCAATGGTATACGATTTGTTGAATCGTTCTCCCTTCCTTTACTTCTCTGTGCAGGTATATTCGTGGGAATTATTGGTGAATACCTCAAAACTCAAATAAAAACACCCTCTTACCATGTTATTGCCATGGCTTTGGTGCTGATACTGGCCTCCTATGGACCGGTTGGTCTGGCCTACTCCACTGCCAACTCCGTGGTACCCGGTACTGATGATTCAATGGTGGATTCCCTAACCTGGGTGAACAATAACACTAACAATAATTCGGTAATGACATCCTGGTGGGATTTCGGACACCTCTTTGCAGTAAAAGCTGACCGGGGTGTAACTTTTGACGGAGGTTCCCAGAACAATGCCCGAGCCTACTGGGTGGGTAAGGCACTGTACACCAGTGATGAGACACTTTCTGCAAGTATACTGAAAATGCTGTCTTCGAGTGGTGATAATGGATACAACACACTGGAAACCTACACCAATGACACTGGAAAAACCGTGGAAATTATGGATAAAATATTGGTCGTGGATAAAACTGCTGCCGAGAATATAATGACCTCTCAGTATGGTTTAACTGCCGAACAGGCCAAAAATGTGTCCCAATACACCAACCCCACCAATGTGACTCCTGATCTATTTGTCACCAGTTACGATATGGTGGGTAAAGCCGGCTGGTGGTCTTACTTTGGAAGCTGGAACTTCACCGCTGGAAACTCCACCAACTACATCTATTCACTGGCCCAGGCCAATGCCACTTCTGGAACCAATTCCCTGAAGATCATGGGTGAAAATAACGTTACCATCCAGATCAATGGTTCCAGTGTGACCGGTGGAATCAGTATGGGTAACAAGGTTGTTCCACCCCACCGGCTCATGGTGGTGGTTAATGGTACCACTGCAGTGGATACCATAGTCAACAACGATAGTGCCTTCTCGGTAATGGCCATCTACCAGGACAACAACATGATTACCGTGGCCATGAACCGGCAACTGGAAAACTCGATGTTCACCCGCCTGTACTTCCTACAGGGACAGGGACTAAGCCATTTCAAACTGGCAACTAAAAAGCCGTCCACAGGAATTTCCGAGGTCATGGTGTGGAATGTGACTTAA
- a CDS encoding GTP-binding protein, whose translation MDIEDRIRKIEEEITKTPYNKATSHHIGKLKAKISKLREESIKRGSSGTKGRGFTLKKSGDSTVVLVGFPSVGKSTILNQLTNAQSKIGAYEFTTLDVIPGVMDYRGAQIQIFDIPGIIAGASKGKGRGREILSVARNADLIVMVLDVFNPHHQELIREELLNIGIRPNQNAPDVTVKRRKIGGVKVASTVPLTHMDEKTIRSILNEYGVHSADVLIREDITIDRFIDSLDNSIVYIPLLLVINKIDLADPSYLAELEEKMGSALYVAADKGIMMEELKEEIFEHLKLIRVYLKPQGKKADLEDPLIVRKGSTVEEVAGKLHRDFLKNFRHAKVWGNSVKFPGQKVGLEHVLDDKDVLRLIIKK comes from the coding sequence ATGGACATCGAAGACAGGATCCGCAAGATCGAAGAGGAGATCACCAAAACTCCCTACAACAAGGCCACTTCCCACCACATTGGGAAATTAAAGGCAAAAATCTCTAAACTACGGGAGGAATCAATAAAAAGAGGTTCATCCGGCACTAAGGGGAGGGGGTTCACCCTTAAAAAGAGTGGTGACTCAACAGTGGTTTTGGTAGGATTTCCTTCAGTGGGAAAATCCACCATACTCAACCAGCTCACCAATGCCCAGTCCAAAATAGGGGCTTATGAATTTACCACCCTGGATGTAATTCCCGGAGTAATGGACTACCGTGGGGCACAGATACAGATATTCGACATTCCCGGAATAATAGCCGGTGCCTCCAAAGGTAAAGGAAGGGGAAGGGAAATCCTATCAGTGGCCCGGAATGCAGACCTTATAGTGATGGTCCTGGATGTTTTCAACCCCCACCACCAGGAACTCATCAGGGAAGAACTCCTGAACATTGGAATCAGACCCAACCAGAATGCCCCTGACGTGACTGTTAAACGCCGGAAAATAGGTGGAGTTAAAGTAGCATCCACCGTTCCTCTCACTCATATGGATGAAAAGACCATCCGCTCCATACTTAATGAATACGGAGTGCACAGTGCTGATGTCCTCATCAGGGAAGACATCACCATTGATCGCTTCATAGACTCCCTGGATAACAGCATAGTTTACATCCCCCTGCTACTGGTGATAAATAAAATAGACCTGGCAGATCCCTCTTACCTGGCGGAACTTGAAGAAAAAATGGGTAGTGCCCTTTATGTTGCTGCAGATAAAGGAATAATGATGGAAGAGCTTAAAGAGGAAATATTTGAACATCTAAAGCTTATAAGAGTTTATTTGAAACCCCAGGGTAAAAAAGCCGATTTGGAAGACCCCTTAATTGTGAGAAAGGGTTCCACGGTAGAAGAGGTGGCAGGTAAACTACACCGGGATTTTCTAAAAAACTTCAGGCATGCCAAGGTATGGGGAAATTCTGTAAAATTCCCCGGCCAGAAAGTTGGTTTAGAACATGTACTGGATGATAAAGATGTTTTAAGGTTGATAATCAAGAAATAA
- a CDS encoding sulfide-dependent adenosine diphosphate thiazole synthase, protein MKLDDITVSRGIVTGYMEELLDYMEMDVAIGGGGPSGLTAGYYLAKAGLKVALFEKKLSMGGGMWGGGMMFNKIVVQEDGKRILDEMGIRSQEYEEGYYLADSIESASTICSKACQAGLKVFNLMEIEDVMIKEEGVEGLVINWSPVEMAGLHVDPITIGARAVIDATGHPCEVVKVLERKMEAPLKTETGKIMGEKSMWADVAEQNIMGNVGEIYPGMYVTGMAANAVHGSPRMGPIFGGMLLSGEKVAEMLIEKLK, encoded by the coding sequence ATGAAACTGGATGATATTACGGTCTCAAGGGGCATAGTAACAGGATACATGGAAGAACTACTGGATTACATGGAAATGGACGTGGCCATAGGTGGGGGAGGTCCCTCTGGTCTCACTGCCGGATACTACCTGGCCAAAGCCGGACTGAAAGTGGCCCTATTTGAGAAAAAACTCAGTATGGGTGGTGGAATGTGGGGTGGTGGTATGATGTTCAACAAGATCGTGGTCCAGGAAGATGGAAAACGAATCCTGGATGAAATGGGCATCCGCAGCCAGGAATACGAGGAAGGATACTACCTGGCTGACTCCATAGAATCTGCATCCACCATCTGCTCCAAGGCCTGCCAGGCCGGACTCAAAGTCTTCAACCTCATGGAAATTGAAGACGTGATGATCAAAGAGGAAGGTGTGGAAGGACTGGTAATCAACTGGAGCCCGGTTGAAATGGCTGGATTACACGTGGATCCCATTACCATCGGTGCTCGGGCAGTGATAGATGCCACCGGACACCCCTGTGAAGTAGTTAAGGTCCTGGAAAGGAAAATGGAAGCACCTCTCAAAACCGAAACCGGAAAGATCATGGGAGAAAAATCCATGTGGGCTGATGTGGCCGAACAGAACATAATGGGAAATGTGGGGGAAATCTACCCGGGCATGTACGTTACAGGAATGGCTGCCAACGCAGTTCATGGTTCTCCCCGTATGGGTCCCATATTCGGTGGTATGCTCCTTTCAGGAGAAAAAGTAGCGGAAATGCTCATCGAAAAACTGAAATAA
- a CDS encoding adenylate kinase family protein, with product MIILLTGTPGTGKTTISPLLADKLGCQLVDVNQLVEEKHLHTGVDPEKNYKIVDMEALEDELSQIVSNQDDDQKGDSSKGCIIIEGHLSHYFPRADLVIVFRTEPKVLEDRLQKRDWKESKVRENLEAEALDICTWEAHQIHGSRVHEVETTKITPEETIDIILDIVNGKKSFPVGEIDFSGYLG from the coding sequence ATGATCATACTCCTTACAGGAACCCCTGGAACTGGTAAAACCACCATCTCACCTCTTTTGGCAGATAAACTAGGTTGTCAACTGGTGGATGTTAACCAGCTGGTGGAGGAAAAACACCTCCACACCGGTGTGGATCCTGAAAAAAACTATAAAATAGTGGACATGGAAGCCCTGGAAGATGAACTTTCCCAGATAGTCAGTAACCAAGATGATGATCAAAAAGGGGATTCCAGTAAAGGGTGTATAATTATTGAAGGGCACTTATCCCATTATTTTCCCCGTGCCGATCTAGTCATTGTATTCCGGACAGAACCAAAAGTACTGGAAGACAGACTCCAGAAGAGGGATTGGAAAGAGTCCAAAGTCCGTGAAAACCTAGAAGCAGAAGCTTTGGATATCTGCACCTGGGAGGCCCACCAGATACATGGATCCCGGGTCCATGAAGTTGAAACCACTAAAATAACTCCTGAAGAGACAATTGATATAATTTTAGATATTGTAAATGGTAAAAAATCATTTCCTGTTGGTGAAATTGATTTCTCAGGGTATTTGGGTTGA